The Acidobacteriota bacterium genome contains the following window.
GTCGCGGCGGTGCTGAAGGAAGTTTTCGGGTTCTTTTGGGTCGGGTTTTATTTGAAGAAGGAAGGCCAGCTTGTTTTAGGACCTTTCCAGGGGCCGTTGGCTTGTACGCGGATAGATTTTGACAAGGGTGTCTGCGGCCACGCCTATTCGACCGGTGAAACCGTGATCGTGCCGAATGTAGATGAATTCCCTGGGCATATCGCCTGTGCGTCGGCGTCAAGATCAGAGATCGTTCTGCCGATCAGGGCGGCGAATGGTGAGGTGGTTGGCGTGCTGGATGTTGACAGCGAAAGGCTGAATGATTTTTCCAGGGTCGATGCCGAAGGTTTGAGAAGGATCATAGATAGGATCGAGAAAACACTTTAACGCTTATTTTTTATGACAC
Protein-coding sequences here:
- a CDS encoding GAF domain-containing protein encodes the protein MAEAVAFSLGADRTTRYDEIVPQIAALIEGETDLIANLANVAAVLKEVFGFFWVGFYLKKEGQLVLGPFQGPLACTRIDFDKGVCGHAYSTGETVIVPNVDEFPGHIACASASRSEIVLPIRAANGEVVGVLDVDSERLNDFSRVDAEGLRRIIDRIEKTL